The sequence GGATGTGCGACTCTGTCTGTCCGTGGAATCGGGTGATCAAGTTCAGCATGCGCAAGCTCATCCGTCAGGCCACCTTCGGTTTGACGGAGATCGAAAGCGACGATATGTGGCGGTGCACCACCTGCGGCCGCTGCCCGCAGCGTTGTCCCCGCGGCGTCAAGATCATTGAGCTGGGGGTTTCCCTGCGCCGGGTTGCGACTGAATACGGGGTGTTTCCCACTTCCGTCCGTCCACTCCGCGGGATCAGTTCCAGCCTGATGGCCGAGGGCAATCCGTTGAATGAAAAGCGGGAAAAGCGGGGGGACTGGGCCAAAGGCCTTCCGGTGAAGGAGTTTACTGCGGGGATGGAAATCCTGTATTTCCCGGGCTGCTACTTGAGCTATGATCCCCGCATGAAAAAGGCGGCGGTCGCCACCGTTAATATCCTCAACAAGGCCGGGGTGGATTTCGGGATTCTGGGACCGCAGGCAAGCTGTTGCGGGGAGAGCATCCGCAAGGCGGGGGATGAGGAATTGTTCAAACGTCTGGCCCGGGAAAACATCAAGACTTTCATTGATAAAGGGGTGAAGAAGATTCTGGTTTCCTCGCCCCATTGCTATCACACCTTTAAAAATGAATATCCCGAATTCATGGTGCACTTTGAGATCGTTCATATAACTCAGTATTTATTTGAGCTGGTAAGTTCAGGCCGGCTGAAGCTTGAGAGGGGTTACGCAAAGAGGGTTGTCTGGCATGATCCTTGTTACCTGGGGCGGCACAACGGGATATACGACGAGCCGCGGGAGATTTTGAAGAAGATCGAGGGGCTGGAGCTTTTGGAGATGGCCGATTGCCGGCAGGACAGTCTGTGCTGCGGCGGGGGCGGGGGGCGGATTTGGATGGAGACGCCCAAGAGCGAGCGGTTCTCCGATCTGCGGTTGGCGCAGGCTCTGGAGGCAGGGGCCGAGGAGCTGGTAACGGCCTGTCCTTACTGCATCACCAATTTCGAGGACAGCCGCTTGAACATGCAGGATAGCGAAGCGCTGGCGATTAAGGATATTACGGAGATTATCCAGGGATTGATTTAGAGAGAGAAAAAACCTGACAAGGACAGAGAAAATGGGAAAAGAACCAGTTGCAGAACAGCTTTGCGAAAGTATCACAAACGGCAATTTTGGGGATGTAATGGTTGTCGGGGGAGGGGTCAGCGGCATTCAGGCGGCCCTCGATCTCGGCAATGCGGGATTCAAGGTTTATCTGGTTGAGACGTCGCCGACCATTGGCGGCCATATGTCCCAATTGGACAAGACCTTCCCGACCAACGACTGCTCGATGTGAATTCTTTCACCGAAACTGGTCGAGGTCGGCCGGCACCCCAATATAGAGGTAATGACCTACACGGATGTTGACAGTGTAGAGGGAGAAACCGGGGCCTTCAAGGCCACCCTGATTAAGAAGGCCCGGTACGTTAATGTTGATAAATGCACGGGCTGCGCCACTTGCGTGGAGTACTGCCCGGTGCGATTTCCTGATCCCTTCAATCAGCAGATTTCATCGAACAAGGCCGTTCATATATACTTTGCGCAGGCGATTCCGTTGGTCACTTATATCGATGAAAGCTGTCTTTACCTGAAAGAGAAGAAATGTCGGGTATGCGAAGCGGTCTGTAAAAACAAGGCCATAGATTTCAATCAAAAAGCCGAGAAGGTGGAAATAAACGTCGGGGCGGTGATCCTGGCTTCCGGGTTGGAGCCTTTTGACCCCAGGCTCCGGGGCGAATATGGCTACGGAACGATGCCCAATGTCGTGACCAGTATGGACTATGAAAGGCTGCTGTGCGCTACCGGTCCTTATGAAGGAGAGATACTGCGCGCTTCCGACAAGAAGCATCCCCACAAGATAGCCTGGATTCAATGCATCGGTTCCCGGCAGGTCGTTCCCGGCGGCAACAGCTATTGCTCTGCGGTATGCTGCACCTATACCCAGAAACAGGTGATTCTGACCAAAGAGCATGATGCGGATGCCGAGTGTACGATATTCCATAACGATGTTCGCTCCTACGGCAAGGATTTTGAGAGATACTATCAAAGAACCGAGAATCTTCCCGGAATTCGCTTTATTAGAAGCTATGTCTCAATCGGGAGAGAGATCCCGGGAAGCAGGAATGTAACCATCAGGTATTCTACCGCCGAGGAGGGTGTGAAAGAGGAAGAATTCGACATGGTGGTATTGTCCGTCGGCTTGAATCCGCCGGCCCTCGCTTCCAGCCTGAGCAGAAAATTCGGGATTGAGCTGGAAAGCCACGGATTCTGCAAGGTAAATGATTCCAATCCGATTGCGTCCACCAAACCCGGGATCTTTATAAGCGGCGCCTTCCGGGGGCCCGTCGATATCCCCGAGTCCGTTTTTACCGCGAGCGGCGCTGTCTCCCAATGCGGCGAACTTCTTGACTATAGGCGGGGGGAACTGTCCCGGGAAAGGGTATATCCGCCGGAGCAGGATCTCTCGCAGGAGGAGCCGCGGATCGGGATATTTGTCTGTCACTGCGGCGCCAACATCAGCAGAATCGTTGATGTCCCCTCCACGGTTGAATATGCCTTGAGCTTGCCCAATGTTGTCTATGCCCAGGAACAGATTTTTTCCTGCGCTACCAATTCCGCTAAGGAAATAACAGACAAGATAAAGGAAAAAGGGCTGAATCGGGTCATTCTCGCTGCCTGTTCTCCCCGAACCCTGGAACCGCTGTTTCGCGACACCCTGCGCGAGGCGGGTCTCAATCAATACTATCTGGACATGGCCAATATCAGGGAACATTGTTCCTGGGTTCATGCCCGGGAGCAGGAAGAAGCCACCCGCAAGGCGCAGGATATAATCCGGATGTCGGCAGCCCGGGTTAGAAATTTGGAGCCCTTGAAGGAATATAACCTGCCCATCAACAAAACGGCGCTTGTTGTGGGAGGGGGATTGGCCGGCATGACCAGCGCGCTTTCCATCGCCAACCAGGGGCACGAGGTTTACCTGCTGGAAAGGGAAAAAGAGCTGGGGGGGATGGCCCGCAGGCTTTACTATACGCTGGAGGGGTTGGACGTCCAGACTTATCTCCATGAGCTGATCCGGAAGGTTTATAAGCACCCGCTGATCCATGTCTATGCCGACGCCGTTATCACTTCTGTTGCCGGTTACATCGGAAGTTTCGTTACCCGGGTGAAGTTTGAGGGAAGAACCGCGGAGATTAAGCACGGTGTTGCCGTCCTGGCGATCGGCGCCGACGAATACAAGCCCGTCGAATACCTCTACGGCAAAGACGAACGGGTAATGACCCAGTTGGAGCTGGAGGAGAAGATCGTCAACGGGGATGAGCGGCTTCTCCATTCCGAGAGTCTGGTGATGATCCAGTGTGTGGGCTCCCGTGAGGAAGGGCGAAATTACTGCAGCCGGATCTGCTGCTCTCAGGCCATTAAAAACGCCTTGAAACTCAAAGAGATAAATCCCGGTATGGATATCTACATTCTGTTTCGGGATATGAGAACATACGGTTTCAGCGAGGATTATTACCGGGAAGCGGCGAATAAGGAAGTAAAGTTCATCCGCTATGATCCGAATGACAAGCCCGTGGTGGAGGCGGCCATTGAGGAAGGGCGACAGATTCTGCGGGTAACTGTAACCGATCCGGTGCTGGGAAAGAAGCTTGCCATAGATGCCGATTCGCTCGCTTTGGCCGCTGCCGTTGTTCCCTCCCCGGGAACCAGGGAGGCAGCCGGATTTTTCAAGGTGTCGACGGGACTGGATGGATTCTTCACGGAAGCCCATGTCAAATTGAAACCGGTTGATTTCAGCGCGGATGGCGTCTATCTCTGCGGGACTGATCACTATCCGAAACACATAACGGAAACCGTCAGCCAGGCTTATGGAGCGGCCGGCCGGGCCTTGAACCCCCTCTCCCATGAAACAATCGTAGCCTCCGGTTCCGTTTGCGAGGTGGATGAGAGCAGGTGCGTCTCCTGCGGGGCCTGCATCTCTGTTTGCGCGTATGGCGCGATCGAGTTTGGCGGTGCGCTTCAGGGTACAAAGGCGCAGGTTAATCCCATCCTCTGCAAGGGATGCGGAATCTGCAACACGGTGTGTCCGACTGCGGCCATCCAACTGAAGCACTTTAACGATGAAGAAATACTCAGCCAGATCGATGCCGCGGCTGGCTATTAGTAAAAAGCGAAGTTCAATATTTTCCAAAAAGGGGTGAAAGCCAATGAGTGCGGGACTTAAATTCAAGCCCAAAATATTAGGTTTTGTCTGCCAGTGGTGAGGATACGGCGCTGCCGACCTGGCTGGAGTTTCCAGACTGCAATATACCACTGAAATGAGACTTATACGCGTCATGTGCACCGGCAGGATTGATTTGTCGTTTGTGCTCCGCGCTTTATCCAAAGGAATGGACGGGGTGTTTATTATCGGTTGCAAGCTTGGCGAATGCAACTACACCACCCACGGAAATTTCCATGCCCTGGGCATGGCGCTTCTCTGCAAAAAAATAATGGCGCATATCGGGATTGACCCGGAGCGGCTGAGTGTAGAGTATATGTCTTCCGGGGACGGGATCCGCTTTGCCGAAGTAATGAACGAATTTGGCAGTAAGATAAGACATTCAGGCCCACTCGGCACGGGCGAGGGAATCGAAAAAGGTCTGTTGGCGCAAAAGCTTGAAGCAGCGTTGGCGATAACCCCGTTCATCCGGCTCTTGGAAAGAGAGCGTTTGCGAGTGCCTCTGCGGACGCCGGAAGAGTATTATAAATTTTTCGCCAGTGCCGATGTCAACAAAATATTCAAGGAGTTTATCGTGGATAAGCTGGCGATAAGCCAGATCATGCTGCTTCTGCGGGAGAAACCGCTGCCGACCGCGGAAATTGCCCGGCGCATAGGGCTTTCGTCCTCGGAGGTATCGAGGTACATGAACAGCTCGTCAAGACAGGGATTGGTCAGTTACGATGAAGGGCAAAAGAGCTACGCCCTGGCCTGACGTGCAGCAACAGGTTCGGTTAAGCGGAAGGAGAGGGTTGAAAAAGCGGTCATGGATATTGAAAAAGTAAGTAATATTATTGATAAACATCAGGGCGACGCCAGTTCGCTGATTCAGGTGCTGCTGGAGATTCAGAAAGAAAATCGTTGGCTTCCCAAGGAAGCGTTGAAGATGGTCAGTGAAAAGTTACAGATTCCGCTGACCCGGATACAGCATGTCGCGACCTTTTACAAAGCCTTCAGTCTGGTTCCGAAGGGGCGTCACGAAATTCACGTTTGCATGGGCACTGCCTGTCATGTCCGGGGAGCAATGCGCGTTCTGGACTCGGTGCAGGACCGGACCGGGATCAAACCGGGCGAGACGGATGAGGATTTGAAGTTCAGCCTGGAGACGGTGAACTGCCTTGGCTGCTGCGCCCTGGGGCCGGTGGTCGAAATAGATGGGACGACGCACGGCAAAATGACTCCGTCCATGACGGCAGACGCGTTAAAACATTACGAGTAGGATAATAAAACTATGGCGCAGATCAATTCACCCGCTGAGTTGGAAGACTTCAGAAGGGGCTTGTTGTCGAAAAGAGAGCAAAATAAACTCTGCATTACGATATGTTCCGGGTCTGCCTGCCGCGCTTCCGGCAGTGAGGAGGTCGCCGCGAGCATGGTTGGGGAGCTGGAAAAGCAGGGATTGAGCGGGAAGGTGGATATCCGGAAGACCGGGTGCCACGGTTATTGCGAGCGGGGGCCGATTGCGGTTATCCATCCTGAGGAGATCTGTTATCTGCAGATAAAGACAGGGGATGTTGAGGAAATTGTTGCCCATGCCGAAGGAGATCACAAGCTCATCGAACGGCTTCTCTACACGGACCCGGACAGCGGCGAAAAGATAGCCCGGGAATCGGAGATTCCCTTCTACAAAAATCAGGAGCGACTTATTTTTGGCTCCAACGGCAACATAGATCCCAAGAGCATTGACGACTATCTGGCGCTGGGCGGTTACGCCGCGTTATCCCGTGCTCTTTTTCAGATGACCCCCGAGCTGGCATTGGCTGAGGTAAAAAAATCCAACCTGCGGGGAAGGGGCGGCGGCGGTTTTCCGACGGGCCGGAAGTGGGAGGAGTCCCGCAAGGCGCCAGGCGAGATAAAATACGTGATCGTCAATGCCGACGAGGGAGACCCCGGGGCTTATATGGACAGGAGCATTCTTGAGGGCAATCCCCATTCGGTTCTGGAGGGGTTGACGATCGGCGCCTATGCCGTCGGCGCCCACGAGGGTTTTATCTATGTTCGCCAGGAATATCCTCTGGCGGTAGAAAATGTGACGATGGCAATTGCGCAGGCCGAGGAGTATGGCCTGCTGGGAAAGAATATCCTCGGCTCCGGCTTTGATTTTACGGTCAAGGTGCACCGGGGGGCCGGCGCCTTTGTTTCTGGTGAATCGAGCGCCCTGATGACGGCGCTGGAAGGGAAGACGGGGGAACCCAGGCCGAAATACATCCACACCGCCGTCCGAGGGGTGTGGGACAGACCGAGCGTTTTGAATAATGTCGAGACATGGGCCACCGTGCCCATGATCATCAACCGGGGTGCTGACTGGTTTTGCGGGATTGGGACGGAGGGCAGCAAGGGGACGAAGATTTTCTCGCTGG comes from Syntrophobacterales bacterium and encodes:
- a CDS encoding 4Fe-4S binding protein, which encodes MAQINSPAELEDFRRGLLSKREQNKLCITICSGSACRASGSEEVAASMVGELEKQGLSGKVDIRKTGCHGYCERGPIAVIHPEEICYLQIKTGDVEEIVAHAEGDHKLIERLLYTDPDSGEKIARESEIPFYKNQERLIFGSNGNIDPKSIDDYLALGGYAALSRALFQMTPELALAEVKKSNLRGRGGGGFPTGRKWEESRKAPGEIKYVIVNADEGDPGAYMDRSILEGNPHSVLEGLTIGAYAVGAHEGFIYVRQEYPLAVENVTMAIAQAEEYGLLGKNILGSGFDFTVKVHRGAGAFVSGESSALMTALEGKTGEPRPKYIHTAVRGVWDRPSVLNNVETWATVPMIINRGADWFCGIGTEGSKGTKIFSLVGKVVNTGLVEVPMGVTLRDIIYKIGGGIPGGKKFKAVQTGGPSGGCMPEGLLDMKVDFDELARAGSMMGSGGMIVLDEDTCMVDVARYFLDFLSDESCGKCVPCREGIRQMLKILTRITEGQGKEGDIELLQEIAEVTKDASLCALGRSAPNPVLSTIRYFREEYEAHIRDKRCPALSCKKLISYYIDPKKCQACMICFKQCPAGAIISGKNLIHIIDQNKCTKCGTCLQVCPPRFCAVKKLSGEPVPAPVPEEERTIKRERKEK
- a CDS encoding CoB--CoM heterodisulfide reductase iron-sulfur subunit A family protein, whose protein sequence is MGKEPVAEQLCESITNGNFGDVMVVGGGVSGIQAALDLGNAGFKVYLVETSPTIGGHMSQLDKTFPTNDCSMUILSPKLVEVGRHPNIEVMTYTDVDSVEGETGAFKATLIKKARYVNVDKCTGCATCVEYCPVRFPDPFNQQISSNKAVHIYFAQAIPLVTYIDESCLYLKEKKCRVCEAVCKNKAIDFNQKAEKVEINVGAVILASGLEPFDPRLRGEYGYGTMPNVVTSMDYERLLCATGPYEGEILRASDKKHPHKIAWIQCIGSRQVVPGGNSYCSAVCCTYTQKQVILTKEHDADAECTIFHNDVRSYGKDFERYYQRTENLPGIRFIRSYVSIGREIPGSRNVTIRYSTAEEGVKEEEFDMVVLSVGLNPPALASSLSRKFGIELESHGFCKVNDSNPIASTKPGIFISGAFRGPVDIPESVFTASGAVSQCGELLDYRRGELSRERVYPPEQDLSQEEPRIGIFVCHCGANISRIVDVPSTVEYALSLPNVVYAQEQIFSCATNSAKEITDKIKEKGLNRVILAACSPRTLEPLFRDTLREAGLNQYYLDMANIREHCSWVHAREQEEATRKAQDIIRMSAARVRNLEPLKEYNLPINKTALVVGGGLAGMTSALSIANQGHEVYLLEREKELGGMARRLYYTLEGLDVQTYLHELIRKVYKHPLIHVYADAVITSVAGYIGSFVTRVKFEGRTAEIKHGVAVLAIGADEYKPVEYLYGKDERVMTQLELEEKIVNGDERLLHSESLVMIQCVGSREEGRNYCSRICCSQAIKNALKLKEINPGMDIYILFRDMRTYGFSEDYYREAANKEVKFIRYDPNDKPVVEAAIEEGRQILRVTVTDPVLGKKLAIDADSLALAAAVVPSPGTREAAGFFKVSTGLDGFFTEAHVKLKPVDFSADGVYLCGTDHYPKHITETVSQAYGAAGRALNPLSHETIVASGSVCEVDESRCVSCGACISVCAYGAIEFGGALQGTKAQVNPILCKGCGICNTVCPTAAIQLKHFNDEEILSQIDAAAGY
- a CDS encoding hydrogenase iron-sulfur subunit yields the protein MAGVSRLQYTTEMRLIRVMCTGRIDLSFVLRALSKGMDGVFIIGCKLGECNYTTHGNFHALGMALLCKKIMAHIGIDPERLSVEYMSSGDGIRFAEVMNEFGSKIRHSGPLGTGEGIEKGLLAQKLEAALAITPFIRLLERERLRVPLRTPEEYYKFFASADVNKIFKEFIVDKLAISQIMLLLREKPLPTAEIARRIGLSSSEVSRYMNSSSRQGLVSYDEGQKSYALA
- a CDS encoding (Fe-S)-binding protein, with the translated sequence MCDSVCPWNRVIKFSMRKLIRQATFGLTEIESDDMWRCTTCGRCPQRCPRGVKIIELGVSLRRVATEYGVFPTSVRPLRGISSSLMAEGNPLNEKREKRGDWAKGLPVKEFTAGMEILYFPGCYLSYDPRMKKAAVATVNILNKAGVDFGILGPQASCCGESIRKAGDEELFKRLARENIKTFIDKGVKKILVSSPHCYHTFKNEYPEFMVHFEIVHITQYLFELVSSGRLKLERGYAKRVVWHDPCYLGRHNGIYDEPREILKKIEGLELLEMADCRQDSLCCGGGGGRIWMETPKSERFSDLRLAQALEAGAEELVTACPYCITNFEDSRLNMQDSEALAIKDITEIIQGLI
- a CDS encoding NAD(P)H-dependent oxidoreductase subunit E, encoding MDIEKVSNIIDKHQGDASSLIQVLLEIQKENRWLPKEALKMVSEKLQIPLTRIQHVATFYKAFSLVPKGRHEIHVCMGTACHVRGAMRVLDSVQDRTGIKPGETDEDLKFSLETVNCLGCCALGPVVEIDGTTHGKMTPSMTADALKHYE